In the Klebsiella aerogenes KCTC 2190 genome, one interval contains:
- a CDS encoding recombinase-like helix-turn-helix domain-containing protein, protein MSESLDFNPALPESRQFTPPAEGGNGNIHKPGDYHNLIWQTRSRVPENWELQLIATLETLFEQGAESLGELVNGLNGVRMHDQQGEPWSESSFQAFLQVNGY, encoded by the coding sequence ATGAGCGAATCCCTGGACTTCAACCCGGCGCTACCGGAAAGCCGCCAGTTTACGCCACCGGCGGAAGGCGGAAACGGCAATATCCATAAGCCTGGCGACTATCACAATCTGATTTGGCAAACCCGCAGCCGGGTGCCGGAAAACTGGGAACTGCAGCTTATCGCCACCCTGGAAACGTTGTTCGAGCAGGGCGCGGAAAGTCTCGGTGAACTGGTGAACGGCCTCAATGGCGTCAGGATGCATGACCAACAGGGCGAACCGTGGAGCGAAAGCAGCTTCCAGGCATTTTTACAGGTTAACGGCTACTGA